From a region of the Gemmatimonadaceae bacterium genome:
- a CDS encoding thioredoxin domain-containing protein, whose product MSRTRFVLPLAALMFAGAALTARPVHAQRSAAPTPAAPDSISPRADAGRVEGSPTATVWLVEASDFQCPFCKEWHDSTYPTILKEYINTGKIRFAFLNYPLSMHEHSMQAAEAGMCAAAQGKFWPMHDALFTTQPQWDGPQDPAAFFQTLAARAGVNVAAWKHCVATHAARPIINADRDRLRNNGVNSTPTFFIGGQKIEGAAPTASFQKAIDDALAKAGKH is encoded by the coding sequence ATGTCTCGCACCCGTTTCGTACTGCCCCTCGCCGCGCTGATGTTCGCGGGCGCCGCGCTGACCGCCCGCCCCGTGCACGCTCAGCGGAGCGCGGCGCCGACGCCCGCCGCGCCCGATTCCATCTCGCCGCGGGCGGATGCCGGTCGCGTGGAGGGGTCGCCCACGGCCACGGTGTGGCTCGTGGAGGCCAGCGACTTCCAGTGCCCGTTCTGCAAGGAATGGCACGACAGCACGTATCCCACGATCCTCAAGGAATACATCAACACCGGGAAGATCCGGTTCGCGTTCCTGAACTACCCCCTGTCCATGCACGAGCACTCGATGCAGGCGGCGGAGGCCGGGATGTGCGCCGCCGCGCAGGGCAAGTTCTGGCCCATGCACGACGCGCTGTTCACCACGCAGCCCCAGTGGGACGGCCCGCAGGACCCGGCGGCGTTCTTCCAGACGCTCGCCGCCAGGGCCGGCGTGAACGTGGCCGCCTGGAAGCATTGCGTGGCCACGCACGCCGCCCGGCCGATCATCAACGCCGACCGCGACCGGCTGCGCAACAACGGCGTCAATTCCACGCCCACCTTCTTCATCGGCGGGCAGAAGATCGAGGGCGCCGCGCCCACCGCCAGCTTCCAGAAGGCGATCGACGACGCCCTGGCCAAGGCCGGCAAGCACTAG